CCACCGTGTCCCGGGGAGCCCCGGTCTCGGGGGGACCCACTGTACCCACTGTGTCCCAGGGAACCCCAGCCTCAGGGGCCCCATTGCACCCACCACCTCCTGGGGACCCCTGGTCTCGGGGGGGCCCATTGCACCCACCGTGTCCCAGGGAACCCCAGCCTCGGGGGTCCCactgcacacacccccccccggtatgtgtgtgtcccccccgtgtcccccagctccgggctcaccgcagctctccGTCCAGGGCCTGGATAACGGCGGCGAAGCTGCGGCTGGTCTGGTTGAGGTACCGGTAGCAGATACGGAGACCCCGACCCAGCGAGTCCTGCGGACAGAACGGGGCACACCGGGGGGGCGGCTGAAGGCGGGGGGGCACCACCGCTACCGGCACCGACACAGCCGGGGTACCCCTCTGCTGTACCCTCCCCCGTAACCTCCCCAGAGCCCGGGGGGGACCCCGCGGGGGGGACAGAGCCAGAGTCCGCTTGAAGAGGGACACGGCTTTAGTGCTGGCCGCCATGGGGACGGGGCGGCGGCggaacggcgggggggggggggctgcggtccgctccgccttccccccccccgccccaaagcCTTCCCCGGTCCGCCCCCTTAACCCGCTCGGTGCCCGGCGTTACCCGCAACCGGTGGCCCTTGCACGGAGAGCACCGGGAACCGGAGCAAGGCACGGAAAAGCCTGAAACCGGGGCGATAAACCGGAGACGGGGAGATAAACCGGAGCTGGGGTTAACGGAGCTGGTACAAAGCAGAGGGGCCGTGCATCTTCTCGGGGCCTGGTGCAATGcggcctcccccaccccccgcccggGCCAAGGCACGGAAAGTCAGAAACCGGTGTAACGAAGCACCGAAACCGGCAAAGCCCAGCCGGCGCTGCGGACGCCGGCCGTGCAACGCTCAGCCCATGGCAACGCCGCAGGGAgatgacagccccccccccccccttcctcctcctcccggtcCCCACTCCACCGCATCCCCCGCCGGTGCACCGAAGGATAGAACCGAAGCGCATCCCGTCCCGCTCACCGGGTCGATCCGCGGCATGACGGCCCGGTAGCCGCCCATCTTGAACCGTAGCAGGTTGTAGATGTCCTCGGGGTGGCCCAGCCATTTCTTCAGCAGCTCCATGGGGGACGCGCTcatccccccgccgccgccgccgccgctcgctcccgccgcagcccaccccccccccccttccccgccaccCGGTGCTTAACCGGAGGCGGGCGGGGCCGGCTttgccccgcccccctccgccaATCAACCCGCTCCTTCCCATGGCTCGGTGGGCCGGCGGGGCGCTTATTGGTGAAGGCGCGCTCGCACCAGGGGAGAGCCAGCCAATAGGAAAGCGGCGGGGGGCTGGTGTGACGGGCGGCCGGCCGTTCCTCTGAGGGGGTGGGCGGCGCCCCTCGCCACAGGCGGGGAGCGGGAAGGCGGCCGCCGGCCCacgcagcccggccccgccgcttccCGGCCGTACCCCCGCTCGGAGCCCTGGGGAGGGCACAGCACCCTCCCTCCCGAGCCCCACAGCCCCTCTTCCCGCCCCACagcccctttttcccccccccaccccacagcccccttcTTCCCGCCCCACAGCCCCTCTTCTTTCCCGCCCTGCTTTCCTCAGGCAGCCCCCGGGCCCTCCCCGCTTCAGGCCGTGaggcaggattttatttttaagtcaccttctgtcttttctttttttcttttttctcccctagtGGCACTTCTCCTCACCTGCTGGGAGCCAGGAGGCGAGGCTTCCCCCCACGACCTCTGCTCGCTCTCCGCATTTGGCTCAGCCGTCTCTCCCCTACACCATCCAAGCTGCTACACCGTCCTCCAAGGTGCGAGGTTCAGCTTTTGGGGCTCTTTTTGCgtgggttgttttgtttcatgAAGGCCACTGGAAATGCCATGCCTCATTTCCAGGCCTTTGCTAACAACCCTGCAGGATGTGCTCAGGAGTTGACATTAACCATCTTCCCCAGCACCATACCCCCATTAATAAGGATTATTCAGCAATCCCATAACCTGCAACCACTCAAGGGCGTTGCAGCTCACGGGGAAGAGGCTGTGCAATTCTTGTACAGGAAGCAGCCTACCACTGAGGTGTTTATAACTGCAGCGTTCCCTCTTGATTTGCAATCCACCTTCATATCTGGTTCCCATGAAAGAGAGTTTTGCTGCTGAGCCACTCTTAgctgagaaaagctgctggtaCCATCCTCTAAAGGGCAGCACCAAAGACTGGAGTTTGCCTGTACGCCCCAGTTTTTAACCAAGAAACCACCAGAAAAGACACAGTAGACTTAACCTGAACATCACCAGTTCTaacttcagcttttatttttcacttaagTCGACAATCTATTGTTAAAGTAAACCCAGatccagggagagaggagagcaaCAGCTTCTGCCAACCACATAGAGGCACACAGCTCAACGAAGGAGGGACCACATCATCTGTATTTCCAAACCTTTCTGCTTTCAAGTTACCTTGGAGATCATGAGTTTTATGCAAATGCTGtcacaaaaatagtattttaaaaattttttatcatctttacAGCAAGATCTGGAATGGGCAGTTTGCCACAAAACTGAAACCTGTGGGGGCAGACACCACACCAGGCAGGCAGAGATGAGCTCCAAGCACAGCTGAGGTTTATTTTCACCCCTCAGAAAGAGGCAACTGTTCCTGTAAGAGCTGACAGAGGGAACAGCCACTCACTTTTAACCACACCTAGTCACAGCCCAGCACACAGGTATTCAGCTACAGAGGCAGGATTATCTCATACTGAATTAGTCAAGCTCTTTAGGCAGAGGGATACACTCCTTTCTGCTAACTCCACCATAAGCCATTGCACCTGTACCAGAGTTAAGGGACAGGGTCACTTCAGACCACAGTAACCACCCACTCAACACCCTGCGCTTTCCATTCACTGTAGTCTGAACAGGGGGACCAAGACACCTCAGAATCAGTCAAACAATTTACACTGTTGTGTCTCTGTGACAAAAAAAAGATAGACATGTACAACCACTTTCGGTTTTGCATTGAGGCATGCAGTATTCCTGTAACACACAGCAGTGATTCCTGTAGTCTCCACTGAGCACTTAACTCCACCAACCCACTGGCCCTAAGGGGCAAGTTCAACAGcctcaaaaaaaacaccaagaccTTCTCAGGATAACTAAGAGCATGGTTCAGAGACCACCTAGACACTTTCCAGGAAAGGAGGAACACAGAAAGCCAGGTCACTCGGTGACTGGGGAAGGATCTCCATCCCCTGACAGCACTGCAGGCTGGCACTGAGGACACCACCATGTAAGTCTCTTAAAGCCACCCGAGGGTCCAAGAGTTCCCTTCATCACTGCATGCCCGAGGGGACACTGCTCCTTCTGGTAGATCTGAGGGTGCAGCCTTTTGCCACGCAGCTTGCTGTGCAGCCAGTCAGAGCTGAACTGAATGGCACAGTCAAGCAGATGCTCCAGATCCGAGAGAGCCAAGAGAGAGCCTTGTGTTAACGGATTGATCTTGGCCAGGTACAAGATCTCATTCTTAATGATGTTCCCTGGAAAGGGTCAGAAATAAGGAGACAATAAGGATATTTCTTATCAAGATAATGCAGACCAATGGCTCCAATCTGCAACTTCTGCCTCAGGGATCAGACCTAGCAACGCCATTCCCCATATCAGAGGTGGCACACAAAGAATAGACTTGCATCTGAGATCGGACTGGAAGATGTTCTCTTCCCACTACCCTTGAAGCAGACCTTCCTTTCTTCCACAGTACAAACCAATGCATAGTCACATACACAAAGACGGTTTGCTGCGCTCACGCAGTGCACTCAAGAATCTGAACCCTGTGGCTACAGACTGCAAGCCTTGTCCTCAGCAAGATGACCACATACCCTCAGCTGGACCAACCAGAAGCCATAAGGCTAAGGAGTAAAAGGCTCAGACATGCAGCTCTGGATCTGTAGACATCCTACCCACCCACCTTCCTCCATTTCTTGCTCTACCACTATGCCCTGGAACTCACCCAGCCCTGAAAAATATCTTTGGTCTAAGAGGGTGTAGCAGATGGGATCAGGTGCACGGAGGGCATCCAGCGCCCGGCCACGGTGGAACTCCACAGACAGGATGTCAGAAGCAGGATCAGTCCTTGGAGAAGAGCACCAGTACATTCGGCAGTTGTAGAAAACAAGGAAGCCTCCACTCTCAAAGTGCAGAACCAGCCTGGGAGAAGCAGAGAAGCTGAAGTCTCTCATCAGAAACATCCCTGTTATATTCTGCTCTGGCTGACGCAACTTGCacaggaagagcagaaagagaCAGCAGCATAGCAATGGAGTGAAAAGCTACCAGAAGGTGAGAAAAGAGCCTGTACATGACGTAAGCTTAGGGAGGAACACACAGCGAGGCATCAGTCCTCACACATGCCTACCTATTCTCATGAGAGCCAGGGAGATGTCTTGAAGTACCAGTCCCCCCATGCCTATACCCTAGTCCAGCTATTCCTTCCCCGCAGTTTATCACTGCACATGCTTGTGTGCACAGGGTCACAGCAGGCACTCCAAAACACCAGGCCACCATCTTAATGCAAGGCAGCCTCTTTAATGATTTCAGCCAAGAAACTTGGTTGTGAACCTACACAACCTGTGGACAATTGTTCCTTCTGCTGCCCCATGGTTCCTAGCTGAgagacagcagcaggcagggagatgcATCAGTATCTTAGCTCTCCCCAGCAGGCAAGCCAGATGACCAAGGGCTCCAGCAGTAGGGTCCACAGTCAGGGAAACTGATGCTCAGAGTAGCACACAGAACTGAATACATCTGAATCTATTTGCATAGAAATAAAGCGATCCTTCAAAAGACTGCAGGATGGGGAAGCAACAAGTGTGTCCCTACCAAGTATGCCGCATACACAGGGGCCAGGCAGGCACCCACCTTGGACATTATTAACCACTGGTGTTAAACATTTCACAAGAGCAGAATCCACACTATCTTCCAGTATTCACCCCTTCCTTGTTCAGTACACTTCCAGTGGGACTCAGGACACAGTCTGTAGCCCGTGTTTTCAACGCACTGCTGCCTTTAACAGCATCACTTCAGCCTATGCTTCCAGCTGCCTAGATGTATGCTATTTAtccaagccttttttttaaacatgcaattGGGAGAAACTGGCATTTTCAGGGCATGATTCACTCTGGCATCCTAAAAGTTCTCTCTTGGAATAAAAATCTTAACTGAACTAGCACTATCATCCTTAGGCTGGCAGGCAACATGCATCCCACAAGCACTCTGTGGGTTCCCTGGTTGAACACACCCCACACCCACTCGTGCCAACTCTCATGCTTCCTTATCTTAAGAATCATCAGAGAAAAGACAGGGCTAAGAGCATCCCCACACAAATTTAGTTTGAGACAGAAGAGTGCCTCGCCAGGATGCGAGGCAGGGAGAAAGCAGAGTTTGTGAGGACTCCACTAAATACCTGGGTATAGGGTCCTTCCAGTCCCCCCTCTTATTGGCTTTGTTTGCTCTTGAGAACTCATTTGCCCGAACGCTGCCAAACAAGCCAAAGTGGAAGCGCAGCCAATTGCCTGGACCCTCTGCTGTATCTGGGACTGCAGATCTTGAGTGCTGGAGTTCCTGCAGGTCCTTATCCTGGGGATGTATCTGTGGAGCACAAACTTGTTCTTGCCCTCCCTGGGCAGGAGAACTTGCCCCACTAGCCGCCTCTGTTTGCAGCACTGTCTCTTCTGCAGTTGGTCCTAAGGGACCTTCAGCTGCCACAAATGCCAGGTACAATTTCTTCCCATgaacctgagaaaaaaaaaaggcaggatgtACTGAGGATCTATGTAACCTCTGGGTGTTTCCATAGAAGTGATTATTTTCTACAACCTCTTTCAGGTACAAGGCACATCACCCCACCCTGAACACGGGTCATTAGCATCTGAGCCATTCCCATCAGAGCTGCAGTCATCCTCTCAGCATCCCTTCTTTGTCTACATGAAGCACAAGGTGTTTGGATGCCACTCCAGTGTGAGCCCCTCCCAGAGGCTCCTGTCAGGCCAAAGAGACACACCAGGACGGACACTCAGGGTTTTGAAGTCTGTCATCACTGCTTCTCATTTGTCTCCCCACTTTGTGGTGGCCTTAAGTGTCTCAGGCTCGGATGACCTAACTCAAGGGTAGCTCTGAAGCCACAGGCTAGCCACAAATCACTGTTGAACAGCTCACATCTATGCCCCTGGCTGAGACTATCATGTAATCAGAGGTGAGGCTGCACTAGCATTTGGTCAGTCAAGTCCAAATCATCATCTGAGGGAAGTCAGGCAAGTGAAGCCCCCAGCAGGACTGACCCAGCATGAGTATCTCACAAGTGCCCATAGCATAGACATTTCAACCTAGCCAGGTGAAACTGCCCTCTGGTACAAGGGAAGCAACTGTGCAAGTTCAcagatgaaggaaacaaggctgcTGCTTCTGACATCCACATGAAGAAATCAACTCTCATCTTCTACAAACAGCCCTCACCAACACCTACTCCTTAGCCCTTGAGAGGCACAGAACCAGTGCATTAGCATGACTGACTCAAAACTGCAAATAATTCTGGGCATCTCCACGTCTAGCCATATCACTACAACAGCCTTTCCTCACAGTAACCTTGATCCCAAACTTTGCAACACAGAGAAGTACTCCAAAATGTGCATTCACAACTCTTTAGCCACATGCACCTATTTTGTGGCTATAAACAAAGCCAATGGTCAATCTCAAACACAAGCTTGGTGTCATTCTGAGGTTATGCACCTTCCGTGACACAGATGCAGGACAACAGTGGTTTGGCTTGCACTTGTCACGGACCATTAAGTTCATTTTTAGTACAGCTCACCTGTGAGTCCTGGAGCTTCAGGGCATTCAGGTCATTTACATTGATCTTCCGGctgcttccccccaccttgaccaCCACTTGTCCTACAAAAGGGGAGGTCAGCAGCTGGAACTTTCTTACCGATGGGCCCTCTGGCATCTCCAGCAGCTGTTGAGGGAATAGCAGGTCCCTTGGTCCCCTAGACTTGAAGGAAAGTTGCAACTCAGAAATACATAAAACCAGTCAGAGGCTGAGCTCGCCACAATCTCCTCACCCCATCCCTGCGGCAAAGCCCATGGAGAGAAACAGGTTCCTTTCAGGCCCAGGGAGGTGGGGGAatttctgtccttggagatattaataATTCAATCAAATAAGTCCCTAGCTCTAATGATAGTTTTCACCCCACAAGCAGGAATTTGGCTTGGGGATCTCCAGAAGTCCTTTCCTACCGCAGGTTCTCCAGGAGTCATAGAGGACCTTAAATTATAGCATCTCTCTCCTCACCAGGAACAAGAGCTCACCTAACTCCAGCCATTCCCTCAGTTACAGCCTTGATGTCCCAATACAAAGGAGGAACGCAATCTTGCATACATATTAATGAACGAGAACCAAGGCAGGCCAGTGAGCCATCCTTTTCCTGATACAGCCACCGAGGCAAACACTGCTCCCTGATCAGCCCTGGAGTTACCTCATCCCCTCCCCTTGCTTCACCAGCTGCTTGCCCCACTGACTGCAATGGCATGAGGCCAGTTAGGGAGCATTCATACACTGTACTAGCAGCATTGGGGATCAGAATACTCCAGATAAGGGGGAGATGGAGCAGCATGATGCTACAGCATCTGGTAGCTCCCTCCAGGAAGTCACACCAGTACATAAGAAGTTATTTCTGGCATGAAATCCCAGCAACATAATGTGACACATGTCACTCGCAGTTCTTCTGAGGACTTCTGCCAGGACTGGGTGTACAAGCAAGCAGACTCCAGGACAAGGAAAGCACAGTTTGGCTTTCATCCCACAGTGCCAATTCTCCCTGCAGACTAatcccagaggctcagcttcaAACTCCACAGCACTCAGTACAAGGCTCTGAGCTACCTGGCACAGCTCTGAGAACGCTTGAcgtaaaaaaatcaacaacaatgTTGTGCATGGTCCCCCACCAGAAGAGGCATTCCCACTTCTCTCTAGCATCTCAGCTTCTCTGCTCTGCCAGGACTAGCTCAGATACAGCAGCCCACACTCGCATCAGCTCAGAGCAACTGTGAAACCAAAGCTTTTGGTACCACATGCTCCTACCACAGCAAGGGGACATCCTTGTCCACCGAAACTTTTAGCCTAGAAGAGGCTTTTAAGCCAGCAGCCACCTCCACAGGGCTGTGAACAGCAGCGAGGTGTGGACATACCCTCAACAGGAGCAGGCAAGGCAGCATGGCTGTAAAAGCCTTCACATCCTGCAGTACAAACCAAAGCTCTTCTGGAAGAGCTCAAGAGGAAAACATGGCAGGGAACGTTACCTGGATCCAAGACacgaaattaaaaatattaattggtCATACAGGCTAGCTTTCCCAGGAGTAAAAGACTGAGCTTTATTCCCGTGTTTCCTAGGGCATGGGATAATTATTTACAGGCCTGTTCCAGTTTCACCCAAAACAGCTGCATATTGTGTTCAGACAAAAGGAAATTGCAGATCAAGAGTCAGCTAAAGAGATGCTCCTGCTGCCAAAGGCACCGGCAGCCATCTGGATCCCTGGGAGCAGCATTCACCTGCTGGACACAGGTCATCCAAGGGGTCTGCCCATGCCCCAGACCCTCTGGGTCTTCCTCCTAACTATCCAGGCACCGGCTTCACATCAGGCAGCAGGGAATGAGCCCCAGGACAGATCATACAGCCCAGAGCTCAAGGAAGCTCATCACCTACAGAGCTGCACAGCTGCAATTGCTGCTGATTCAATTCACAATGGGCTCGTTGTGAGAGAGCACCAGTGCTGAGCAGTTTGTAAGGTTTTAATGCACACACTCCCCCAGCTGTAGCCACTCTGGACAGCACAGTAATGCTCCTCTTCAAGAGGAGAGGCTGCCCTTTCCCCCAGGGCTTCAGAAGAACTAGCATCTGTTGTCTCTGGTCTCCTCCTTCTCTCCATTGACCTTTCTACTTCACCTTTTCACTCCAAACCTACTTCAGACTCTTCCAAAACGCTCCCTCCtccaaggaggaagaggaggataaCAAGCCCCAGCCCTCTGCAGGGCATGACACCCACCTCCGCAAGAGCATGACCACTGCACCCCACAGCCTGTCCCAGCAAGCCACCTGAGCTGGTACCACTACAGGTCTGGGGCAGGGAGCCAGGCCTCCAGGAGAAATCCTCCCCATGTGTGGGCTCATTTCTTGAGTCAGTCCTTGTCCTCAGACAGAAGCCAAGCACCCACACCAGAACAAGGCTGCCAAGTTCATCCACCTCAGCCCAGCTTTACCTGCACACCCACACTGCCAGCTCACCTGTACCCAGGGATTGGGATTGCAGACCCACACTCCACTGCAGAGGAAACACCACTGTGGCTTCAAACCCCTGCACAAGGCTTCTGCAGGGATTTCAGGGCACAGCCCTGACCCTCCACATGCAgctgggtgggggtgtgtgtgtgtgcagagctcCCCATCTTTTCACACTCAGCCAAGCATCAATTTCCAGCTCTCCAAAAAACCTGAGCCCAGAGTTTCCACCCCATTTCCCCCCAGGGCAGTGGAGACACTCATTGCACTCCCCCCAAGCCTCACATCCAGCCCTCAAGCCACTGCCCAAGCCTTATGCATGCACCTGGGGGGCACACCACGCAGCCTTTCTCCCCTACTTCATggcccccttctgctcctccacaCTCCAGAGCCCTTCCTTGGCCCCCAGTTCCCCTCCCAACACCCCCAGCCACCTCCCACAGCATCTCTACCCTCTCCATAACCAACCTACATACCCTCAACACCACCTCCCACACCCAAAACCCTTctgcctgcccacccacccacttTTATAGGGGAGGAGGACCCTCCCCTCCCAATTGCAGGGAAGCTTCCCAATTGGCTGGTAGGGGAGGAATGGGTGGAGTTTCAAGTGCTAGTCATGCTCACCCCACCAGTTGTCTGGGAACTGGTTAGACTGGGAAGGAAGCTGGGCACCTTGGGAGGAAGGCTGGGTGTTTTTAGGAGGGCTGTGTTTAGCCACCTCCACcctctgcagaagcacagccctTGCTGGCAAGGTGTTTTTGGCTTGAGGGTGGTGTCTCTGAGTTCAGCTGGAAGCATTCAAGCTGAACAACAGCCTACTATGCAAAACCATGTTAGTGAGCAGACCAAAAAAGATAAGTCACGATGACAGCAAAGTGCCCTGAGGAGGTTTTCCCCTCTCCGCTGTGCTAGGGGGATTACCTGCTGCATGGAAAACATATTGGGTGCTTTTCCCCCTTTgtattaaaatcatagaatggtttgggttggaagggactttaaagatcacctagttccaacccccctgccacgggcagggatacatcccactagatcaggttgctcaaagcttcATCTAGC
The Accipiter gentilis chromosome 16, bAccGen1.1, whole genome shotgun sequence DNA segment above includes these coding regions:
- the NEIL2 gene encoding endonuclease 8-like 2 codes for the protein MPEGPSVRKFQLLTSPFVGQVVVKVGGSSRKINVNDLNALKLQDSQVHGKKLYLAFVAAEGPLGPTAEETVLQTEAASGASSPAQGGQEQVCAPQIHPQDKDLQELQHSRSAVPDTAEGPGNWLRFHFGLFGSVRANEFSRANKANKRGDWKDPIPRLVLHFESGGFLVFYNCRMYWCSSPRTDPASDILSVEFHRGRALDALRAPDPICYTLLDQRYFSGLGNIIKNEILYLAKINPLTQGSLLALSDLEHLLDCAIQFSSDWLHSKLRGKRLHPQIYQKEQCPLGHAVMKGTLGPSGGFKRLTWWCPQCQPAVLSGDGDPSPVTE